The Primulina tabacum isolate GXHZ01 chromosome 1, ASM2559414v2, whole genome shotgun sequence genome contains the following window.
cttgaataagctcgtgagccatgcatatattcgttaaataaagctcgagctcggctcgattataaacaaaccaagctcaaacattcaagagttcggctcggctcggctcgattacatccctatcggtatgattgacccgtcttacagatcaagattcgtgagaccgtctcacaagagacttactcattgattattatgtcaaaatatattggtatataatattaatatatctttgattttatttatgaattgatATCTTAGGAGACGATCTCccatatttatatttatgagaCGAATCGATCCAATTTATATTAAGAatgcaaaataataattttgatataaaaataatttattttcacGAGTCTTGTCGTATAAAAAAATGTCTAATAAAATTAACGTATGAAACAATTTCACAATAATTTTTGAGTTTATTTTTTTGTTGGTAGGTCCTAATTTCTAGATGTAATTTTTATTGGAGTAAGTCTtttgagatggtctcacgaatctttatctgtgagacatgtcaattctaccgatattcacaataaaaagtaatactcttagcatgaaaagtaatacttttttatgaatgacccaaataagatattcgtttcacaaaatacgaacagtgaaaccgtctcacacaaattttgctTTTTTATTGTGGGCggtatataattattaataacCCGATAGTCAAATTAAATCACCTTAGCTTTAGTTAATGTTGTTTCCCTTACTTTTAGGAGACATGATTAATTTGCAACATAATAATCACTATCATACAAATCAAATGGATAATGTTTTATTTGTTCAAAGTAAATGGACAAGATCAAATCAATCTTCTCACCGTTTCATAAATTTGACTCTctgtcaatatttttttttttgagacaaaccaattatatatattaatgttaGTGGCACACGATATGCGTCATAATAAATTTTTCTGATTTGttaaatttttgtataaaaattatatattattttattaagataTGATACACGTATGAAATTTTAGATAAATCAGATATAAGTTAgagaaaaaatcgaaaaaaatatataaaaattactaGTGAAATCACAATTGCAAGATGACTAACAAATGTTAAGAATAATATTACTCTAAATAAACTTTGATGACACAAAGTTAGTTggtaaaaatttatgtgagacgatctcatgggtcgtattttgtgagacgaatatctcatttgagttatccatgaaaaagtattacttttatgctaaaagtattactttattataaatatcggtaggattgacccgtctcacatatagagattcgtgagaccgtctcacaagagacctactcaaattaATTAGTATGAGATGCTTAACTAGTTAACTTTATatcgaaaaaattaaaaaaaatatacaaaaattacTAATAAACTCATACCGGCAAATTGACTAACAAATATTAAGAAGAATATTACTGTAAATAAACTTTAATATGAGATGCTTaagtttatatatatgtgtgtgttgcATATCCATCGTGTGAAATTCATCTGTTTGATatacaatttaaatatatttcattatattcaaCAATAGATCaatattatatcaaaattatatatatgacaAAATTTTACGAtccaaatatataaatatatatatatatatatattatatttatttatttaatcatgCATTGATTGAATGACAGAACTGAACCTGCTAATAGCACGCGAAAAATTTCTTTGAAAAATGAATATTTGTTCCTAAAAATCACAAcaagaataataaaaataataatactaaaaAAGGTAAGGCAAATTGCAAAGCAAACAAAGAGACGGGTAGGGTTAGCTAATGGCTGTGTGTTCTGTACTGTCTCACCTTGTCCCCTCCACTTCaaacagtttttttttttttttttttttttttcatttgcaaaaaatcattaaattacatatataaattatttaaataagcaTGCATAATAGAACTGTTTTTTCaactaataaaaaataatatatttttcacaaaagttaaataaacaaatcaaaataatgaaaaataatttatgtAAAATGAAATGTAATTGTCTGGGCTTATTACAACAGTTTTCACAAGTCGAAAAGGGGCGCCACCATATTGGCTTATTTTGCCTTTTGCCTCTGTGCTTCCCGAGCAAGTGTCCATGTCTGCTGAAACTGCTCCCTTCTCACACAGCTGCCAATGGGGGAGGAATCATACTTTGAATTTCCTGTTACTGTTTGATGTCATTTCTTGTATTTTCATCTTTTACGCAGCCTGCTCCTGCAACAAACCATTCTTGGTGTCCATTTTTTTCTGTGAAGTTTCACTACACTTTCTGCTTTAAAGGCGCGACCTGTATGTGTTTACCAGTTTGAGGCTTTGTGGGAACACCATAACTATCTAAAAAAAAGGAGCTTGATGTCTGATCACTTACAGCGCAGTTTCAGTATATCcgtctctctctttttttagtgtgtgtaagCTTGGGTTTCTGATCAAAACGAGAGAAGGTAAAATTCTGGGGGAACTGATGGAGATTGATCTGAACCATGCTTTGAGTGAGATAGAGAAGAATACCTACGACGAAAAGGGAGGAAAATGTGATACTGGAGGATTTGGTAGTTGTCTTCCACGCTGTTTATCCACTTCAACTTCATCTTGTTCTTCAAATGCTGCATCAGGTTCCAGCTTCCCAAGTTCAGAATCTCCTAAATCATTACTGTACGCAGAGTTGTGGCATGCCTGCGCAGGCCCACTCACCAGTTTGCCTGATAAATGGAGTGTGGTGGTGTATTTTGCTCAAGGGCATATGGAACAGGCTGCTTCTGCCTTGCCTTTTCCACCATTGGAACTGCCCACTTTTGATCTCCCTTCGCAGATCTTTTGCCGGGTTGTGGATGTTCAGCTACTCGTAAGTTAGTTTATATTCTTTCTGAACACCCTTCTGCTGTCACTCTAACAGTGATTTCTTCCACTCTTGTATTGCCATCCTGAGTCTgccttttttctttttgttctgTCTTGAGTAGGCTAACAAAGAAAATGACGAGGTCTACACTCATCTGACTCTACTTCCTCTACAAGAGGTATGCATACTTGGTAATTGTACAACTTTTATTGTTTTTACATCGTGCTTAATTGGTGAATATCTCGTTTCCTCTCGCCAGTGACCATTGCTTTTTTCATTCTTGATTACTTGCTCTCTTTTGTAAGTTCTATAAATTATAGTCGTTCTTGATACTGTCATGGGATTCATTTAGCTGGTACGCCTAAAACTGGAGGGAAAGGAGAAAGAAAACGCCGGGGTGGAAGGGGATGAGAATGGAGCTTCACCCTTAAAGTTGAAGTCCCACATGTTCTGCAAAACTCTTACTGCTTCTGATACCAGTACACACGGAGGATTTTCGGTTCCTCGTAGAGCTGCTGAAGATTGCTTTCCCCCTCTGGTACAAAACTTTTGGCCCAGCAGGCAGCAAGAATACTCTTAACAAATTCTCTTTGTTTTTGCAAAGATTTGACTGAAGTTTTGTTTGCATTGTAGAATTATAAAGAGCAAAGGCCCTCTCAAGAACTCGTAGCCAAAGATCTCCACGGAGTGGAATGGAAGTTCAGACACATTTACAGGGGTGAAGTTTCAATTCTATCTATGGTCTGATGTAGAAATTTCTGACATACTGATTTTATATCGCAGGCCAGCCAAGGCGGCATTTGCTCACAACGGGGTGGAGTATTTTTGTCAGCCAAAAGAATCTCGTATCGGGAGATGCAGTATTGTTTCTGAGGTACATTTTCATCGAAACACGGGGTTTCTGGAGCCACGCATATTTACTATACGTTTTACGCTCTGCTGCCAGAAACCTTGATGATGTGAACTCCTTAGTCCTGTATTTTAAAAGCAAGATTAATTGAAGAATTAAATGACAGTTGTGATTCTTGCAACAACTATACACTTCATCCTCAATGATTTTACTCAATAGTCCATTGGCAccctaaaaaaaattcaaagtttTGGGGATATGTTCCTAGTCTTCTTAATGCATCTTATGTGACAATGTAGGGGAGAAGATGGAGACCTGAGATTGGGGATTAGAAGAGCAGCTCGACCAAGAAACGGCCTTCCTGATTCCATCATAAAAAATCAGAATTCTTATCCCAATGTCCTTTCTTCAGTAGCCAATGCATTATCAAGCAATACCGCATTTCATGTTTTCTGTAGTCCTAGGTACTACAGCGtgcaaatatatttgaaataactTTCTCAGATCGGTTGCATCTTCATGTTATTCCTTGTGGTTGTGATCGATGACGTTACGCATGACGCAGGGCAAGCCATGCTGACTTTATCATCccccatgaaaaatatgtgaaGTGCACCAGAGGCCAGATACCCATTGGAATGAGATTCAATATGAAATTTGACTTGGATGATTCTCCGGAAAGAAGGTCCCTTAGAATGCAGATTAATACCTGGGATGTTTTGTCTTTTTGGTGCATTACTATGTATGTACTTAGAAGAAGCATCTTTGATCCATCAGGTTCAGTGGAGTGGTGACTGGAGTCAGCGACATGGATCCCTATATATGGCCAAACTCAAAATGGAGAAGCTTGACGGTATATTACGAGTTTAATTAACATCACAATTGTCGATTTCCCAATTACATGACATTATTGCTACTGCCGCATAACTTCTAGGTTCGTTGGGATGGCGATATTGTGAGTAATCGCCAAGAACGAGTTTCTCCGTGGCACATTGAATTCCCAGGTAATTTTGTACCTCTGAGCATCCAATCCTCCCCAAGAATCAAGAAACTGAGGTCAATCCTACTGGCTACCCCAGTTGGGAGCGCAATAGTTGGTGTATAGCTTACAGTTTATTTTTGGCTTTTGCACTGCGTTATTAATCACTCATTTGGTTTATCCAACTTCATGAACGAATGCTGGTTTTTCTTTAATGCAGGTGGGGGTGCTCGTTTTGACTTTGGGGAGTCTATAAGATCCTCTAAGGTCTTGCAAGGTCAAGAAAATGTAACTTTCGATTTTGGAACTCATCCTGCGGCAACAAATCCCATACCAAACAGGATGGGAAAAATTAATCACAACGAGTTTGTCAGAAATCAGGCTCCTTCCTCTTTCACGGGCTTTCTGCAATCCAATTGGTCTCCTGAGGTCTTGCAAGGTCAAGAAGTTTGCTCACTGAGATCTATAGCTGGGAAAAATGATGCAGATCTTGGTGTTTGGTCGAAGCCTGAACTGGGTGGCGATATTTTCAACGATCATCGAAGGCCTCGACCTTGTTTTTATCCTCTAGCTTCTGAAGGTTCTAGACGCATGCTGTTTCCGCAAAAGGGCGTCTACAGAGCTAGACAAGGCTCTCTTATGCTTTCCAATTTTTCCAATATTCAGACTGGAGATCGCCCATTACACCCGACCTTTACTTTAAGTGGAACTTCAAGAGATATGGGAAATGTGCCATTTCTCTCAAATGAACGGAGGGCGGTCGAGGTGATATCAGCACCCCCCACTTCAATAATATCAGCTCCCCCCACTTCAATAATGCACCTAAGAAATGTGAATgatgaaaataaattgaaggATAAGGTCCCCATATGTAAACTTTTTGGGTTTTCATTGACTGAAGATCATGTTTCAGCTAATTCCCAAGGACCAAGTAAGAGGAGCTGCACGAAGGTAAAACTAAACAAACGACATACAAATAACCACAATGCTCGTTTTGAGAATCTACAGCTAAATtttcatatatacatatataggtTCACAAGCAAGGTAGCTTGGTGGGGAGAGCCATCGATCTCTCAAGACTAATAGGTTATGATGCCCTGTTGACAGAACTCGAAAGATTGTTTAGCATGGAAGGACTCTTGCATGATCCCAATAATGGATGGCGTATTTTGTACACCGACAGCGAGAATGATATGATGGTTGTTGGTGATGATCCATGGCAGTAAGTTCCAAACAGgataaacatatatattttcCTTTCTCCATATTTTTGAACCGTCAAAATAAACTCTTTTCAACTTTTAGACTAGAGCTTTCTGCGCCAATGAAGCCTGTGGGATCATAAGAAGAACAAGAATGCTATTTTCCTCGTCACTGTCACTGCTATTTTTTTTTAGTAGTTAAGCAGTAGAAACATTGGTGTGACTAAGCCAAAAAAGCATCATTCCGATTATTTTTCGCCATTCAAACATgacatttttttattgttttaagtTCCCTCAAGTGTTAACTTTGGTGGGATACTAAACTTACTCTGCAGTGAATTCATTGAAGTTGTTTCAAAGATCCACATACACACACGAGAGGAAGTGGAGAAACTGAGCTTTGGAATAAACAGTGATGACACTCAAAGCTGTTTGGAAGAAGCACCACCCGTGACAGATGCTTGTGGGGGCCAGCTGGATTCTTCGGCAACTCTTGTTGAGATgtgaattacgggttattgagCTACAATGCCTGCTGTACTTTTACATGCTGCTGTGTGAGTTTGTGCCCATTCGATATTGACTGCAAGCCTGTGTCATCCTCGTGAACTTAATTATAGTCAGAATCTTGTACAATGCCCACATCGTGGGGTTTATTCAAGTGCAAATTATGAGTAGTCTAGTTGGTTCGGAAGGGATCGAAGTGGCATTGTTTGTTCAAATCGTATGCATGTTTGTTTTTATCTTCTGTGATGATGATTTGATAtccttcctttttttttttgtttggtgtttttattttctgttttttccATGTACTGATTGAATATTTCTCTATGGCATACGACATAATGAGTCTGAGAGCACAAAATATCGCAAATATCTGTCAACTGTGTACATCCTATCCGACGAGCTTCGACATCTAAATTTCAAGAGCAATCACAAAACATATTGTATGTTTTGCCAGAAAATAGAAAACTTGGACACTTGAGAGTTTTGTGATTTTCCTGTCCCCATCATTTGTAGAGACAAAAGAGGTGGTTCAATAAATTTGAGAttgaaatttataattttcaaataaaaattactcaaaatcacttatttaattgtaaattaaataatgtttgCAATAATATCTTGGAAGATGCTAAGATCCTGCAATTCACATCTAGCATCGGGAATCATGGTCCCAACAAACATCATGAATGTTTCTTCCTGACTTCCAGCTCACTGTTCTTTGAAGAGCTCACGACCGATTATCATTCTTCTTATTTCACTGGTGCCAGCTCCAATTTCGTACAACTTTGCATCTCGAAGAAGACGACCTGTTGGATATTCGTTTACATAACCATTGCCTCCCAGGCATTGAATAGCCTGAAAAAAGAACCAAAGTTACTACAGAACTCTTTTTTCCTACTTTCATGATTGAGAGAAGATCATGAAAGAAATAACATGTCCTGCTTAATTATATGATCATGCCGGAATCATAAATTGAAGAATTCAAGACACATCGGTGTAATATCAAGAGGATCTTCCAACCTGAAGAGCAACCTGTGTGGCTCTTTCAGCTGCACAAAGTATAACGCCAGCACAGTCCTAGAAGAAAGCATACAACCAATACTTGAAATTCTTGTGGACGTGAGAACTCAAGACACACCAAAACCTTTAAAAAAAAGGAAGGGAAAAAAAGGTTAAAAACAATGCTGGACGTACCCTTGGATCGACCTGTCCATTGTCACAGTCCCGTGCTACTGAGTACACATATGACCTGTAAAGAAGGGAAAAGTTAATCCATAATAGTAGGGACATCAGTGGTGATCCAAATATATCAGTTTACAGGTGATCTAAATCTTCCACCTAGAAGACTGTAATGAAGTATACATGTCAGCAACCTTTCCCTGCATTTTGAGACAAAAAATATCAATCTTTGCCATTGAATTTTTGAATAAACCAGTTACGGTTTCTTGGTTTTGCTATTAAGTTGTTTGAACCTGAATAAATTGAAATTCTCCTATCGGTTGGCCAAACTGTTCTCGCTGCTTAACATAAGGAAGAACAACATCAAGACATGCTTGCATGAGTCCAAGTGGTCCGCCTGCCAAAACAAGCCTCTCCAGATCTAATCCCGACATCATGACATAGACTCCTGATAAA
Protein-coding sequences here:
- the LOC142548959 gene encoding auxin response factor 4-like isoform X2, with the translated sequence MEIDLNHALSEIEKNTYDEKGGKCDTGGFGSCLPRCLSTSTSSCSSNAASGSSFPSSESPKSLLYAELWHACAGPLTSLPDKWSVVVYFAQGHMEQAASALPFPPLELPTFDLPSQIFCRVVDVQLLANKENDEVYTHLTLLPLQELVRLKLEGKEKENAGVEGDENGASPLKLKSHMFCKTLTASDTSTHGGFSVPRRAAEDCFPPLNYKEQRPSQELVAKDLHGVEWKFRHIYRGQPRRHLLTTGWSIFVSQKNLVSGDAVLFLRGEDGDLRLGIRRAARPRNGLPDSIIKNQNSYPNVLSSVANALSSNTAFHVFCSPRASHADFIIPHEKYVKCTRGQIPIGMRFNMKFDLDDSPERRFSGVVTGVSDMDPYIWPNSKWRSLTVRWDGDIVSNRQERVSPWHIEFPGGGARFDFGESIRSSKVLQGQENVTFDFGTHPAATNPIPNRMGKINHNEFVRNQAPSSFTGFLQSNWSPEVLQGQEVCSLRSIAGKNDADLGVWSKPELGGDIFNDHRRPRPCFYPLASEGSRRMLFPQKGVYRARQGSLMLSNFSNIQTGDRPLHPTFTLSGTSRDMGNVPFLSNERRAVEVISAPPTSIISAPPTSIMHLRNVNDENKLKDKVPICKLFGFSLTEDHVSANSQGPSKRSCTKVHKQGSLVGRAIDLSRLIGYDALLTELERLFSMEGLLHDPNNGWRILYTDSENDMMVVGDDPWHEFIEVVSKIHIHTREEVEKLSFGINSDDTQSCLEEAPPVTDACGGQLDSSATLVEM
- the LOC142548959 gene encoding auxin response factor 4-like isoform X1; this encodes MEIDLNHALSEIEKNTYDEKGGKCDTGGFGSCLPRCLSTSTSSCSSNAASGSSFPSSESPKSLLYAELWHACAGPLTSLPDKWSVVVYFAQGHMEQAASALPFPPLELPTFDLPSQIFCRVVDVQLLANKENDEVYTHLTLLPLQELVRLKLEGKEKENAGVEGDENGASPLKLKSHMFCKTLTASDTSTHGGFSVPRRAAEDCFPPLNYKEQRPSQELVAKDLHGVEWKFRHIYRGQPRRHLLTTGWSIFVSQKNLVSGDAVLFLRGEDGDLRLGIRRAARPRNGLPDSIIKNQNSYPNVLSSVANALSSNTAFHVFCSPRASHADFIIPHEKYVKCTRGQIPIGMRFNMKFDLDDSPERRFSGVVTGVSDMDPYIWPNSKWRSLTVRWDGDIVSNRQERVSPWHIEFPGNFVPLSIQSSPRIKKLRSILLATPVGSAIVGGGARFDFGESIRSSKVLQGQENVTFDFGTHPAATNPIPNRMGKINHNEFVRNQAPSSFTGFLQSNWSPEVLQGQEVCSLRSIAGKNDADLGVWSKPELGGDIFNDHRRPRPCFYPLASEGSRRMLFPQKGVYRARQGSLMLSNFSNIQTGDRPLHPTFTLSGTSRDMGNVPFLSNERRAVEVISAPPTSIISAPPTSIMHLRNVNDENKLKDKVPICKLFGFSLTEDHVSANSQGPSKRSCTKVHKQGSLVGRAIDLSRLIGYDALLTELERLFSMEGLLHDPNNGWRILYTDSENDMMVVGDDPWHEFIEVVSKIHIHTREEVEKLSFGINSDDTQSCLEEAPPVTDACGGQLDSSATLVEM
- the LOC142548959 gene encoding auxin response factor 4-like isoform X3, whose protein sequence is MEIDLNHALSEIEKNTYDEKGGKCDTGGFGSCLPRCLSTSTSSCSSNAASGSSFPSSESPKSLLYAELWHACAGPLTSLPDKWSVVVYFAQGHMEQAASALPFPPLELPTFDLPSQIFCRVVDVQLLANKENDEVYTHLTLLPLQELVRLKLEGKEKENAGVEGDENGASPLKLKSHMFCKTLTASDTSTHGGFSVPRRAAEDCFPPLNYKEQRPSQELVAKDLHGVEWKFRHIYRGQPRRHLLTTGWSIFVSQKNLVSGDAVLFLRGEDGDLRLGIRRAARPRNGLPDSIIKNQNSYPNVLSSVANALSSNTAFHVFCSPRASHADFIIPHEKYVKCTRGQIPIGMRFNMKFDLDDSPERRFSGVVTGVSDMDPYIWPNSKWRSLTVRWDGDIVSNRQERVSPWHIEFPGNFVPLSIQSSPRIKKLRSILLATPVGSAIVGGGARFDFGESIRSSKVLQGQENVTFDFGTHPAATNPIPNRMGKINHNEFVRNQAPSSFTGFLQSNWSPEVLQGQEVCSLRSIAGKNDADLGVWSKPELGGDIFNDHRRPRPCFYPLASEGSRRMLFPQKGVYRARQGSLMLSNFSNIQTGDRPLHPTFTLSGTSRDMGNVPFLSNERRAVEVISAPPTSIISAPPTSIMHLRNVNDENKLKDKVPICKLFGFSLTEDHVSANSQGPSKRSCTKNSKDCLAWKDSCMIPIMDGVFCTPTARMI